CTGGAGATCCTCCACTGTACAAGCAGATGCAAGTGAAGTTGTCCGTGGCCAAGAAGGGGAAGTCGAACAAAAAGAGCAGAGGTTCAAAGGCTAGCAAGGAGCCGATTGCGGTGGACCCCGTCAATGTGACTAAGGAATCATCAGAGGCTTCTGGTGAGGTGGCTAAAGGCCCTGCCGCCGAGGAACGTATTGAGTGGTACCCGGGCTTCAACAGACAGTTGGGAGCAAAGGGTAGAAGTGCCCTGCTCGAGCTTGTGAGGAGGGTTTACAGGCAGAACCCCCCGTACTACAAATCCATTCTGCAAGCCAGGAATCCGCCATCCTCGATCAGCAACCTTCCCTTCTTCAACATCCCCATGCTCTGGGAGCTTACGCACCAGTTTGgcgtcttccagcaggcTGTTGCCATTCACAAGAGCCAGATGAGCGCCGCCTTAAGGAACGACAAGAGTAGGGGCAGGTCGAGGGTGGACCGCAGTCATGCTGCACTGGCCGCTCAAGAAGCCAAAGCACAGCAACTAACACAGGAAGTTGCCAAGGATGATCAGGCGAAACTGTCGAGCCAGTCGAGTGAAACTAGCTGGGATTCCGATACGACCGGCGCGTCCCAGGAATTTCAGAGTTCGATGCAAGTGGATGTCCCAAACGGCTCACAAAACAAGTTGGCAAAGCTCAATGAAGAACCGCAGGAGCAAAACATTACCGTGCCTCAGAACCTTATGGTGAAACGCGACGCCACGATGTACGAACAGATGTCCTCAGTGGAGGCGACCGGAGGAAGAGCCACTCCGCCGGCTCAGGTGGAGCACGTCAAGCACAGCAGGTACCAGGGAGTGAGGGGCGACAATGCGGGCCAAGTTGAACCTGTCAAGCAGCATTTCACCACTCTGTCTGGAAGGTCAATCAAGCCCACCAAGAGATACGCCGACTACCAGGGCGAGTACGGCAACCAAGCTAAGCGCTACTCGGCCTACAATGAGAACCACAACCAGACCACCAATGACACCGTGTCTAGCTGCGACTCGAACTGCACTTCACGGGATCCCTCCAACGTAATTGCCGAGTGCGATAGCCCGGCGCTCTCCAGCTCCACTGTAGTCAGCCTTTCCAAGAGTGAAGATGGATCGGGCGAACTTGACGTCGAATCAGCGGAATTGCCACCCTTGTCGCTGGTGTGGTGCGTCAAGCAGCAGATCTCACAAAAGAACATGGACGCCAGGTGCGATGCCATGGCTGAGCGTCTCAGCCCAGTGGCATCCGCCCGCGGCACGCCTTCTCGCTGCATTTCTGTGTAATAAACATCCAATATTAATGATTTGTCAATGGTGCCCACCAGGCTCCCCGGGGAAGTAGTGGTAGTAGGTCTCGATGCCGCCCCAAATTATGATCGGCGACATGAGGATGCCGGTCCACACCAGCGGCGACATCTCGTCGTAGCGGGGGTCGATGTACTTCGCGTGCACGGTCCCGGAATCGGGGAGGCCGATGCGCATCTTCTGGTAGTTCGGCGGGTACGCGCGGTCGAATTCCTCCTTCGTGTACGGGAGCTTGCGCGGGGCACGCCAGATGCCCTCGACGTGGTGCACCTTGGCGAGGCAGCTTGACTCCTCGTATTTGGAACCGGTGGCGACGTCGGAGGTTGCTCCAGTGGTGCTGGTGGGCACCGAGGAGAACGAGCGCCTCGCCACTCTCCTTACAAGCATCCGCATTCTGAGGCGTCTATATAAATCCGAGTCGTGCAAACATAACACAGAATCACTCGTTACAGCAACCACTTGCCACAGCTCGCAAATAGAGTATATGCAACGGAACTCAAAGGTAATGTAACGGCATAACGCCAATCACAGCATACAGTGGTTAAACGTGCCAAATTGGAACGTTGCCTAAAACGCAGCACAAACGTGTGCGAAATCAACCTGACAATCGAAATAGCACCCGATTTTGACGGAAACAGAGCAACAAACACCTACCTGCTGCGCAGGGACCGACACGGTCGACAGATGGCAGTGAAGCGCCGATAATAACACCCAATGGAGTTGGATGATTTGTTGTGGCAGACACTGCAAATGTACGTAAATCGATTATTATAACCGCGTCGTCGCAAAAGACCGCTGTAGGAGGGTGGCGAGCAATTTGCCGCAGCGGGGCGCGCGCCTTCACATACGTCCGGAGTCAACGTACGCACATCAGTATCGGACTTCTGCGGTTACACCGTAAATGATATAGGTGAGATGTAGGCAACAGGTTGGATAGGTGGCCCGCTGCATTATTACACACCCGCAAAGTACGGGCCCAGGCTCCGTCGCTGCCATGGCGCCGAAAGCTGGCGTGAAAGGTAACGAGTGTCTACCTCAAGCGTATTCTAACGTGCTCGCAGGGACAGCTAAGAAGGCGGTGAACAATGTGCCGCTTAGGGAGCGGCTTATGGCCCAGGGTGTATACACAGCCTCAACCAGCACTGAAGCACGATCGGCCGCGGCACCGCTCTTCTCGCCACAGAAGCCGGCACGCAGGTCCGTGAAAGGGAAGGGCACTTCAACTAGCCTGCCGAAGGTCGGCATGTCGAGGTATTTCCAGCGCAAAGCAGACGTCAACGGCCGTACCTCGCTGTCTAACTCGATATCGCATGATACAGGTGCGTTGCATACGGGTGAATTGCGGCATTTCGCGTCAGTCGCTGACAATGAAGGGAGCTTCGCATTCATGTTGGACCCCGTGGAGGTCGCCCGAGTAAAGGAGCATTcggaggcgctgctcgCCACCCTGACATGCGAAGAATCGGATTGCGCCGACGTGCAAATTGTCGATACTTCGTCCCTAGACCAGCTTGCGGCGGAAATGCCTGCTGCCGCGTTCGGGGGTTCGAGCTGCGTGCCGCTGCTGAATAACCCGCGCGGAGCGTGCTACGCCATGCTGCGCGTGCCGCCCACATCGCATTTTGGCCCATTCATCAACACCTCCGGGGTCATGGTGTTGATATTTATCGACCTTCCGCCGGGGAAACTCTTCTACGAGAGCCTGAACCTCACCGGCAAGCGCAAGGTGCCCTGCCCAAGACAGGCACACGTGCTAGTGCTGCCAGACGACGTCTTCAAGCTGCACAACGAAAGCAAAACCGGCGAAGCTTCGGTGCTCATGCTGTCGTGCCGCAGGGACGGGAAGGAGTTCAACATCGAGCAGCACGTGCAGGGCGCGTTCCTGACGCCGATCCGTCAATTACAGGAGGGGTGACGGCGCACCCTCCATATCGCAAGATACAACGAAGGCTCCCAGCATCCCGTTGCTGAACACACTGACACACGCTAGCTTCTAACTATTAGACGCGTTTTTGAGGTGCGCCGTCGCAGTCCACGTCGATGCGCTGTTGGCATTCGGCCGCTCGCCAGGGGCGCCTGACTTCGTTACCGCCAGTGAGGCGCGCGTTGACACGGCAGAGCTCATTTTAGCTTCGCCGTGAGACGCACGATCTTGTCCTCAGTTATCTCGGGGTACTGCGATAATATCAGGTCGATCACCTGATCCTCCACGTCGCCCTGCAGCGGTCATGTGCGCAAAAGGCAGCGGGCTCACCTGGCAATCGATCTTGTCCATCTGACCAGGCACTCCCTTCACCACGCCGGCCCCCGAAGCAAACTGCTTCGCGAAcagcttggcggcggcCTCAAGCTTCACACCTGCAGACGCTGATGGGAGCCGTGGCACGCGCAGACGTACCGAAGAGGTGCAGACCAGTGACGCTGGTGACGACCTTGCGCTTGGAGcgcgtgctgcgctgcaCCGTCACCTCCTGGCGCACCTCCGGCTTCTTCTTGCGCGGGGCGGCCGGAGGCGCGACTGCGATCTTCGACAGCTGCTCCGCCACGTCCTCGGCGCTGCCGAAAATCTCAGGGTAGCGACGCGCGCACTCCTCACGGCACTCGCCGGACTCCCACTTGTCCCCGAAGTCGCAGAAGTCAAACGGCATACCGCAGCGCGGGCAGTATTCCACCTCGACGGCGGCCAAAGCGGGCACCTCGTCCTCGGAGACGCACTCTTCCGGCGCCTTGTCCTTAACCATGGTGAAATAGCGGGTGTGTCAGCATATGGAGCCGACTGAAGGTGTTCCCGCGGCCACACCGCCGCTCAGCTCCGACGCGCGACGGACGGCCCGAGGGTCAGGGGGCGGACAGCAGCACCTAAAAACAGAAAAAGCACAGCAATGTGTATCGTAACCAATCATTAGGCTGGCATTTTAGCCCGCGTGTTTTGCGATACCGGGGTTCAGAGACACGCCACCGAAAAAAGGTCGCGGCCGACTTCGCCCTGCGGCTTTTCTGGCTCCGCGCCAGACAGACTAGGGAGAACCGGTGCGCCAGATATGCCGCCGAGGACGTACGGACGCAGCCTTTCATGCATAGGGAACGCACGCTCGCCCACGCACGACGCAATGTCTTTGTGGCTCAAAGTCTCGCGGTCGTAGAGCAGCTTGGCCAGCTTGTGCACCAGCTCAGCCTTCTCCTTCAGAAGCTCTTTGACGCGGGCGTACTGACCCTCGATGATGCTGCGCACCTCGTTGTCGATCAGGAGCGCAGTGCTGTCCGAGTACTCGCGGTAGAACCCGGCACTGTCGTCACCGTCTCGCTGGTACGACACGAGGCCCAAAGCCGGGTTCATGCCCCACTTAGAGACGAAGGCGTAGCACATGCGGGTCACCTTGTGCAGGTCGTCCGCCGCTCCTGTGGTGATGCGACCAATGAAGATTTCCTCCGACGCACGGCCGCCCAAAATCACGGCGATCTTGTCCAGCAACGCCTCGCGGCTGAACAGCGGCGTCTCATCAGCGATCTGCTGCGAGTAGCCCAAAGCACCGCTGCTGCGAGGGACTATGGACACCTTGAGCACGGGGTCGGCGTGCTCCAGCCACCACCCAACCAGCGCGTGCCCGACCTCGTGGTACGCCACCACCAACTTCTGTTCGGGAGACATAAGCTGGTTGCTGCGGCGCAGACCCGCGACGATGCGCTCAATGGACGCTTCGAAGTCCATCAGGTCAACGCCGTCCGGAGACttgcgccgcgcagcctggATGGCAGCCTCGTTTGCAACATTGGCGATCTGCGCACCCACGAAGCCTGGTGTTAGCGCAGCCAAGCGACGGCCCAGGTCGTCCAcatccagcagcttgtTCAACTTCAGCGGGGCCAAGTGCACCTTGAAAATCTCGTAACGCTCCTCCAGGTCGGGGCTGTTTATCGTGATTATGCGATCGAAGCGCCCGGGGCGCACGAGCGCAGGGTCCAGGATGTCGTGACGGTTGGTCCCGGCCAGCACGAGCACGCCGCTGCTCGCGTTGAAACCGTCCATCTCCACCAGAATCTGGTTCAGCGTGCTGTCGCGTTCGTCGTGGCTGACGAAGCCGCCCTTTCCCGCTCGCTTTTTACCCACGGCGTCAATCTCGTCGATGAACACGATGCTGGGCGCGTTCTCCCGGGCCTTCTTGAACAAACTACGCACCCTAGAAGGGCCAACACCCACATATATTTCGACGAAATCACTGCCGGAAATGAAATAGAACGGCACGTTCGCCTCGCCGGCGACCGCCTTCGCCAGCAGGGTCTTACCGGTACCGGGAGCACCGCACAGCAACGCCCCCTTGGGGATCTTAGCGCCGTATTGCTCGTAGGCCTTCGGGTTCTTCAGATAATCCACGAACTCGCTAATCTCGAGCTTGGCCGAGTGCATTCCAGCCACATCTTTGAAGCGCACGCCAACCTTGAGCTCCTTGGCGTCGGTCAGGTTAAGGTTACGCATGCGGTGTACACGGTCAAGGTACTGACTGTTGTGCAAGAACCTCCACATAATTGCCGCCATATAGGCGACGGGAATGCCGACGATAACCGCATACTTCAGCACCTGTAACCACTCAACCTCCTCAACGTGCTTGACGGGAACGAAGTTCTCGGGGTGAATGCCTAGCAAACCCTGAAACGCGTTTGAGCGGGGAAATTATAATTTGGCATACCTGAATGTCGTCCAACTTCCTCTCCACCGCTTCAACCGATCGGATCCGAAAACTCACGACCTTCGGCACCGTCTTGGAGTCGCTGCGCAGTATACAACGACACGACTTGCCGTTGACAATCAGTATTGTCTCAACGCAACCGCGCATCAAGTACTTTGACAAGAATTCCTGCATTGTTACTTCGTTAGGGAGCTCGTTGTAGGATAGGACTTTGTATGACGCTAACGCTCCCAGCACGTAAAACAGAAGCCTGAACGGCTTTGCACACAGGAAGACGAAAGGGTTCTCGCCATCGTTTTTAGAGTCACCAGGGCCCTTGGGTTTGCCGGAAGAGTTGCCCATCTTGCCTTCCGATTTGGGGGGATCACTCGACGTACTGCTGTCGGCTTCGCCTCCCGAAGCCTTGGAGTCGGAACTCCCGCCGCGTCCTGCAAAACGACCGAAGCCGGAAGGTACCTTCTTGGAAAAGTGCCGTGAGCCGCGTATACCTGAAACACAAATACGCAAAGTAGTATTTAAAATAGGCGGAGCACCGCAAATAACAGAGTGGAAGGCCCTGCCCTGTGAAGCCAGCCGAGTAAGCGCCCCCCCAGCCAACTCCGGCTCGCCTGAACGCAGTAGCCGGTATCCATTGGCGCCAAATAGCCGGCGCAATGCCCGGCAGCCAGGCGTTAACgccggcagcgccatgACTGAGACTTACGCCGGTACAGCAACTGCGGGCCGCCGCGGTCCCTGGCAAGGCAGATGTGCCACGTATCTACGGCGCGATATATTCTAAAATCCTATATAACAAGCATCCGGTAAATAGGCCGCGGGTTGCCGGCGCCGTAGAGGTGgtccacggcagcggcgggTGGCGGAACGACGTGACGTAAAAAGGAATGCCAGACACGGCACATACACATATAACGGTAATAAAGTGTGCTTTTTAAACTGTATTGTTCTTACATCTCAAGAATCCACGGATGGGCGCGCCGCCGGCCCCGATTAACCGTACGAGAAGGGCTCTACACATTCGTTCCACTTTGCCCGCCTAATACGCGACAGACGGTCTTCGCGGCACCACAGACTGCGGCGAGTACTAGAAGAGCATAATAAACAGCTATAGTGGCTTAGAAGCATTGGTGTTATTCTCACTTGGAGTTACCTTCCACGTCGTTGCCAAGCCGAGCTGCAAAATTTTGTCGCGAAAAAATGACCGTGTAATATCAAGCGTCATACAGGATGTTCATATGAGCCAGTTGGGTACTATGAAGTTGTCTAAGAAGTACAAGCGGCTGCAGCGGATTGCCGCAAGGTACAAGGCAATCACGGAGGCCGTGACGAGATTGGAGCACGTTCAAGATGATGACAGCACAGCAACAATCCAGGATTATGCTAACGCGGGCAGACGTGCATCTGATGCAACTACGCATCCATCGAAACGTACAAACAATGAGAAATCGCAGCCATTAAAAGATGCCGCTACTACAAGCAGTGCACGGAAAGGAGCCAAACGACAGCGCAAAGCAGATATAGCTTCGAATTCCACTGATGGGCACCAGCAGGATAGATTCGAAGCGTTAGACATCGACCGGAGTATTGTAGAATGGCTGAAAACAAAGAACATTCTAGTTATGACGCGGGTGCAGAAATTGGCCATACCGAAGTTCATGAAGAGTGGAACCGACGTTTTGGTGCAGTCACATACAGGATCGGGCAAGACTCTGTGCTTCGTCGTGCCAATTTTGGACATGTTCATGAAGCGCGCAAGGCATTTTCCCGATAGTGGATTGATCGCCGTTTTCGCCGTCATAATGCTGCCCACACGAGAACTGGCGACTCAAGTGCATTCCGTCGTATCCGACGCAATCGCACACATGGAGAGTGGCGTCGAAGAAGGATCGGAGATGTGTGGCGTGCCGCTGTCGTGTCTGGTGCTCATTGGTGGTTCTCCGGTGGAGCATGACGTCAAAGCCATCACGAAGCTAAAGACCGTTCGCGGTGCCAGACCGCTTGTCATAGCGACACCCGGGAGGCTGCACCACCTGATAGATATGCTGCAGCAAGAAATGCTGTGGACGTTCAAGGATGTCACCACGCTGGTGCTCGACGAGGCGGACCGGTTGCTGGAGATGGGATACCAGGCCGACATGACGGCAATTATGGGAAACATGCCCAAACAACGCAAGACCGGTTTCTTCTCTGCAACCTTACCGAAAGAGGTGTTGGAATTTGCAAAAATGATTCTGAACAACTACCATTTCATCAACGCCGATGATGGAGCATCGCACAAAGGGGTTGCTTCCCACGGAGGTGAGGAACTTCAACCAGAATCAGAGATGGGTCACGCCGAAGGTGCGGCAACATATGCAACTCCGGTTACGCTTAAGAACTACTACCTCATACTTGACCCGCGGGAAAAGCTGCACTTCGTAGTACTATTGCTGGAGCATCTCAGGATGACCGGCGTAAGAAAGTGTGCCATTTTCTTTCTAACGTGCGATCTGGTGGACTACTTTTCACTCATGATTGCAAAGTGCCTGGCCGATGGTAATGATCAGGCGAAAGAAGGCGTGCGGACCATCCTCTACAAAATTCATCGCAAAATGCCCACCGCCAGACGTCAGCTAAATTTGGACGCATTCCGGAAAATGCCGGACGCTGGTGTCTCGAAAACGAAATCCGACGGAGGGCCCAAACGTCTGAATGCCGCTGCAGATCCTGCTAGCAATACGCTGCAGGTGTTGCTTTGTACCGACATATTCTCTAGGGGGATAGACATCCCGCAgatagagtgggttatacAGTACGATGCACCACAAGACCCTAACTTCTACGTACACCGTATAGGGAGGGTATCACGTGCAGGGGCGTCTGGCAACGCTATCTTGCTGCTGAACAACAGCGAGGAAGCGTACGTGCAGTTCCAAATAAATCGCAAAATACCACTCATGCCACTACCCAGCAAAGTACTAGAGGGCGCCACAAGCTACTACGACAGGATCTCAGAAACCGAATCGGCATTGCCTCACCATTTACACAG
This genomic stretch from Babesia bigemina genome assembly Bbig001, chromosome : III harbors:
- a CDS encoding translation initiation factor SUI1 family protein, putative, producing MVKDKAPEECVSEDEVPALAAVEVEYCPRCGMPFDFCDFGDKWESGECREECARRYPEIFGSAEDVAEQLSKIAVAPPAAPRKKKPEVRQEVTVQRSTRSKRKVVTSVTGLHLFGVKLEAAAKLFAKQFASGAGVVKGVPGQMDKIDCQGDVEDQVIDLILSQYPEITEDKIVRLTAKLK
- a CDS encoding ATP-dependent metalloprotease FtsH family protein, putative, translating into MALPALTPGCRALRRLFGANGYRLLRSGEPELAGGALTRLASQGRAFHSVICGAPPILNTTLRICVSGIRGSRHFSKKVPSGFGRFAGRGGSSDSKASGGEADSSTSSDPPKSEGKMGNSSGKPKGPGDSKNDGENPFVFLCAKPFRLLFYVLGALASYKVLSYNELPNEVTMQEFLSKYLMRGCVETILIVNGKSCRCILRSDSKTVPKVVSFRIRSVEAVERKLDDIQGLLGIHPENFVPVKHVEEVEWLQVLKYAVIVGIPVAYMAAIMWRFLHNSQYLDRVHRMRNLNLTDAKELKVGVRFKDVAGMHSAKLEISEFVDYLKNPKAYEQYGAKIPKGALLCGAPGTGKTLLAKAVAGEANVPFYFISGSDFVEIYVGVGPSRVRSLFKKARENAPSIVFIDEIDAVGKKRAGKGGFVSHDERDSTLNQILVEMDGFNASSGVLVLAGTNRHDILDPALVRPGRFDRIITINSPDLEERYEIFKVHLAPLKLNKLLDVDDLGRRLAALTPGFVGAQIANVANEAAIQAARRKSPDGVDLMDFEASIERIVAGLRRSNQLMSPEQKLVVAYHEVGHALVGWWLEHADPVLKVSIVPRSSGALGYSQQIADETPLFSREALLDKIAVILGGRASEEIFIGRITTGAADDLHKVTRMCYAFVSKWGMNPALGLVSYQRDGDDSAGFYREYSDSTALLIDNEVRSIIEGQYARVKELLKEKAELVHKLAKLLYDRETLSHKDIASCVGERAFPMHERLRPYVLGGISGAPVLPSLSGAEPEKPQGEVGRDLFSVACL
- a CDS encoding DEAD/DEAH box domain containing protein, putative; the encoded protein is MKLSKKYKRLQRIAARYKAITEAVTRLEHVQDDDSTATIQDYANAGRRASDATTHPSKRTNNEKSQPLKDAATTSSARKGAKRQRKADIASNSTDGHQQDRFEALDIDRSIVEWLKTKNILVMTRVQKLAIPKFMKSGTDVLVQSHTGSGKTLCFVVPILDMFMKRARHFPDSGLIAVFAVIMLPTRELATQVHSVVSDAIAHMESGVEEGSEMCGVPLSCLVLIGGSPVEHDVKAITKLKTVRGARPLVIATPGRLHHLIDMLQQEMLWTFKDVTTLVLDEADRLLEMGYQADMTAIMGNMPKQRKTGFFSATLPKEVLEFAKMILNNYHFINADDGASHKGVASHGGEELQPESEMGHAEGAATYATPVTLKNYYLILDPREKLHFVVLLLEHLRMTGVRKCAIFFLTCDLVDYFSLMIAKCLADGNDQAKEGVRTILYKIHRKMPTARRQLNLDAFRKMPDAGVSKTKSDGGPKRLNAAADPASNTLQVLLCTDIFSRGIDIPQIEWVIQYDAPQDPNFYVHRIGRVSRAGASGNAILLLNNSEEAYVQFQINRKIPLMPLPSKVLEGATSYYDRISETESALPHHLHSECTTVANGTSYIDYLQETAPEQPVLPWIHTCKMLSYIRAQLTTDRALLLTATKAFVSYTRAYSEHRLKSIFEQKNVDYGALATSFGVLKVPRVKEILGKKLQNFANSDTDVNSVAFKNEGQERDRLKKLQQKNNETKPHVREKKPEPQPKVQRTRSEKRVVKRENALREWEELAREEALAKKLKKRKITREQYEKLLSKQEQSDSDESDTSDESDHDAQVSENDSDWETELDNFVKEWKDKPKTASI